A single Triticum dicoccoides isolate Atlit2015 ecotype Zavitan chromosome 2A, WEW_v2.0, whole genome shotgun sequence DNA region contains:
- the LOC119353377 gene encoding probable GTP-binding protein OBGC1, chloroplastic, producing the protein MAPAAVAAAAFPFRLFSAEAARRTAKGGRGKRGSARPVKSPPLPPALSSANVIGRSATTFTRLPLRDAAPESAEVPLERFPTAPGSPERAAPALPRGIVQRLGVEQDDEDEDGEVGLGRRGDTAVRRLPLRDSKGGGERAAVGQFDARAARRGLNNGRAISRQMVEHPGDEEEEEEEFVVTRLDIFEGSKGRKARAVPPEELDEDDGAVVFDPDYGVDSDDEDDEEFVTAANEWSPAGDAIASAKLDELEYDGEDDDDAEVVVYHPDDDEEELEEEEVGVFEGSAHDDDDDDDDDEGEEAEGEVKEKGVPAVMRCFDTARIYSKAGDGGNGVVAFRREKYVPHGGPSGGDGGRGGNVYVEVDGDMNSLLPFRKSLHYRAGRGAHGQGSQMAGAKGEDVVVKVPPGTVVRSAAGDIELLELMKPGQRALLLPGGRGGRGNAAFKTGTNKVPRIAEKGEKGPEMWLDLELKLVADVGIVGAPNAGKSTLLSAISAAKPTIANYPFTTLLPNLGVVSLDFDATMVVADLPGLLEGAHRGYGLGHEFLRHSERCSVLVHVVDGSGEQPEYEYEAVRLELELFSPALVDKPYIVVYNKMDLPEASDRWNSFREKLQAQGFEPYCISALNRQGTQDVVYSAYKILQKERRRVKEVEEWNNTQNLNHVADAIKRERSSAMNDFEIVHDKGANTWSVVGAGIERFVQMTNWDYTESLKRFQHVLEACGVNKTLVKLGVKEGDTVVIGEMEMFWNEEPKRVAARTMISREDDAVRWPKFS; encoded by the exons ATGGcgccggccgccgtcgccgccgcggccTTCCCCTTCCGCCTCTTCTCCGCCGAGGCCGCCCGCCGGACCGCGAAGGGCGGCCGGGGCAAGCGCGGCTCCGCCAGGCCCGTCAAGTCCCCTCCGCTTCCCCCCGCCTTGTCGTCCGCGAACGTCATCGGCCGCAGCGCGACCACGTTCACCCGCCTCCCTCTCCGCGACGCCGCCCCCGAGTCCGCGGAGGTCCCCCTCGAGCGGTTCCCGACCGCGCCGGGCAGCCCCGAGCGCGCAGCCCCCGCATTGCCGCGCGGGATTGTCCAGCGGTTGGGCGTGGAGCAGGACGACGAGGATGAGGATGGAGAGGTGGGCCTCGGCCGCCGTGGGGATACCGCCGTCCGCCGGCTGCCTCTGCGAGACTCGAAGGGTGGCGGCGAGCGGGCCGCAGTCGGGCAATTCGATGCGCGCGCGGCCAGGAGGGGCCTGAATAATGGTCGCGCCATCTCGCGTCAAATGGTCGAACACCctggggacgaggaggaggaggaggaggagttcgtcGTCACCCGCTTGGACATCTTCGAGGGCAGTAAGGGGAGGAAAGCTCGGGCTGTTCCGCCCGAGGAGCTCGACGAGGACGATGGCGCCGTCGTGTTCGACCCGGACTACGGCGTCGAcagcgacgacgaagacgacgaggAATTCGTCACGGCGGCAAACGAGTGGTCTCCAGCAGGCGACGCGATTGCAAGCGCGAAGCTCGACGAGCTGGAGTACGAcggggaggacgacgacgacgcggaggttgtggtgtaCCAcccagacgacgacgaggaagagttggaggaggaggaggtcggcgtGTTTGAGGGCAGCGcccacgacgacgacgacgacgacgacgacgacgaaggggAGGAAGCGGAGGGGGAGGTGAAGGAGAAGGGGGTGCCCGCCGTGATGCGGTGCTTCGACACGGCCAGGATATACTCCAAGGCCGGCGACGGCGGCAACGGCGTGGTGGCCTTCCGGCGCGAGAAGTACGTGCCGCACGGCGGGccgtcgggcggcgacggcggccgcgGGGGCAACGTGTACGTGGAGGTGGACGGGGACATGAACTCGCTGCTGCCGTTCCGCAAGTCGCTGCACTACCGCGCCGGCCGTGGCGCGCACGGCCAGGGGTCGCAGATGGCCGGAGCCAAGGGCGAGGACGTCGTGGTGAAGGTGCCGCCTGGAACGGTGGTCCGGTCGGCCGCCGGCGACatagagctcctcgagctgatgaaGCCCGGGCAGCGAGCGCTGCTCCTCCCCGGTGGCCGCGGCGGCCGTGGCAACGCCGCGTTCAAGACGGGGACAAACAAGGTGCCCAGGATTGCAGAGAAGGGGGAGAAAGGCCCTGAAAT GTGGCTTGATTTGGAGCTAAAGTTGGTTGCTGATGTGGGAATTGTAGGAGCTCCAAATGCTGGAAAGAGCACTCTTTTGAGTGCTATTAGTGCTGCCAAGCCAACTATAGCCAACTACCCCTTTACCACATTGCTACCAAATCTTGGAGTAGTCTCATTAGATTTTGATGCTACGATGGTAGTTGCAGACCTTCCTGGCTTGCTGGAAGGTGCTCATCGTGGGTATGGTTTGGGCCATGAGTTTTTAAGACACAGTGAGAGATGTTCAGTCTTG GTGCATGTAGTTGATGGTTCAGGAGAACAACCAGAATATGAGTACGAGGCTGTCCGTTTGGAACTGGAGTTATTTAGCCCAGCTTTGGTTGACAAACCTTATATAGTGGTGTACAATAAGATGGATCTTCCAGAGGCATCTGACAGATGGAATTCGTTCAGGGAAAAGCTACAGGCTCAAGGTTTTGAACCTTACTGCATTAGTGCATTAAACAGACAAGGAACACAAGATGTTGTTTATTCTGCCTACAAGATTCTACAGAAAGAGAGGCGAAGGGTGAAAGAAGTCGAAG AATGGAATAACACTCAAAATCTGAATCATGTGGCCGATGCAATAAAACGGGAAAGGAGTTCTGCCATGAATGATTTTGAGATTGTTCATGACAAGGGCGCAAATACATGGTCTGTTGTTGGAGCCGGAATTGAACGGTTTGTTCAGATGACCAATTGGGA TTACACGGAGTCCTTGAAAAGATTCCAGCATGTTTTGGAGGCATGCGGTGTCAACAAAACTCTTGTCAAACTTGGAGTTAAGGAGGGCGATACGGTAGTTATTGGTGAG ATGGAAATGTTTTGGAACGAAGAGCCCAAGCGGGTCGCGGCGAGGACGATGATCTCAAGAGAAGACGATGCTGTTAGATGGCCTAAATTCAGTTAG